A portion of the Edaphobacter lichenicola genome contains these proteins:
- a CDS encoding tetratricopeptide repeat protein, whose product MSFSTHLFGLRHLLLFILLFTGRFLVADDSEANALLQQGRMDEATAMLQTLLAAQPGDAEAHQLLCRVYYAQDMGEPAIHECEAAVAHAPNNSENHMWLARAYGFKASHASPFTALRLAGRVHSEFELAVQLDPENVQAMSDVGEYYVAAPPLVGGGLDKAQALAARMQPKFPSQSHRLLALIAEKRKEIPTAEAEFINAVAAGKTPDAYIDLGHFYKRQNQLDKMLENLQLGVAADRSKGSPLVDAASILTSAKSSPQLAISLLRTYLASPAKSDNAPAFKVHLQLGDLLTLTGDPVGAHREYIAASSLASNYVPTRKALQGS is encoded by the coding sequence ATGTCCTTTTCGACTCATCTGTTCGGTCTCCGCCACCTACTCTTGTTCATCCTTCTTTTCACAGGTCGCTTTCTCGTAGCCGACGACTCCGAGGCGAATGCACTGCTTCAGCAGGGCCGCATGGACGAAGCCACCGCGATGCTTCAGACGCTTCTTGCAGCCCAACCCGGCGACGCCGAGGCCCACCAGCTCCTCTGCCGCGTCTATTACGCCCAGGATATGGGCGAGCCCGCCATCCACGAGTGCGAAGCGGCCGTCGCACACGCACCCAACAACAGCGAAAACCACATGTGGCTGGCCCGCGCCTACGGATTCAAGGCATCTCACGCTAGTCCTTTCACCGCTCTCCGCCTGGCGGGAAGGGTTCACTCCGAGTTCGAGCTTGCAGTGCAACTCGATCCCGAAAATGTTCAGGCTATGAGCGATGTGGGAGAATACTACGTCGCAGCTCCCCCACTCGTCGGTGGTGGACTCGATAAAGCTCAAGCCCTCGCAGCCAGAATGCAGCCGAAATTCCCCTCTCAATCGCATCGCCTTCTGGCCCTCATCGCTGAGAAGAGAAAAGAGATCCCAACAGCCGAAGCCGAGTTCATCAACGCAGTCGCAGCAGGGAAAACACCCGACGCTTACATCGACCTCGGCCACTTCTACAAGCGCCAGAACCAGCTCGACAAGATGCTCGAAAACCTGCAATTAGGCGTCGCTGCCGACCGCAGCAAGGGCTCGCCCCTCGTGGACGCAGCCAGCATCCTCACTTCGGCCAAAAGCTCGCCTCAACTTGCCATCAGCCTTCTCCGCACCTATCTCGCATCCCCAGCCAAGTCCGATAATGCTCCCGCCTTCAAAGTGCATCTCCAGCTTGGCGACCTGCTCACCCTCACTGGAGACCCCGTCGGGGCGCATCGCGAATACATCGCGGCCAGCTCCCTCGCATCGAACTATGTACCTACTCGCAAAGCCTTGCAAGGATCGTAA
- a CDS encoding TolC family protein gives MIRTFGRLIAYSAFACSITPAVAQISFTSAIGLALKNSPKVMMAQADVDKARASLATLQDAYIPNLVGGSGIGPPSYGFPLGQPSIYNVTSQSLVFSYSQRDYIRAAKGVLEASTLSLKDVREAVAEDASITYLALDRDMQRQAALRDQQRFADRLVAIVQDRIDAGQDTPIDLTTARLSAAQIRLANLRADDETAADQAHLARLLGLPAQGLGTNSTSVPAFAATEPIDQPGTNGITSPAVESAYAIARSKREIAFGDARYLWRPQITFQAQYSRFAKFNNLQDYYFRFQQNNFAAGVQINLPFIDAQHKAKARETAADASHAEHEADSIRDQFFDSRLRARHTAAELSVRAEIASLDQQLAKQNLDILLVQLNAGNGNLSGAQMTPKDEQSSRVAEREKFIAVINANFEVQQAEINLMRQNGELETWVAAALQATPAASPNP, from the coding sequence ATGATCCGCACCTTTGGTCGACTTATCGCGTACTCTGCCTTTGCCTGTTCGATAACGCCTGCCGTTGCGCAGATATCATTCACAAGCGCGATCGGCCTGGCGTTAAAAAACAGTCCCAAAGTCATGATGGCTCAGGCCGATGTCGATAAGGCCAGAGCCTCGCTTGCTACGCTTCAAGACGCCTACATCCCAAACCTCGTTGGAGGCTCGGGCATCGGCCCTCCATCCTATGGCTTCCCACTCGGTCAGCCCTCCATCTACAACGTCACCTCCCAGTCTCTCGTCTTCAGCTACTCGCAGCGTGACTATATCCGCGCCGCCAAGGGCGTACTTGAAGCATCCACCCTCTCCCTCAAGGATGTTCGTGAGGCCGTCGCCGAGGACGCCTCCATTACCTATCTCGCTCTCGATCGCGACATGCAGCGTCAGGCCGCCCTTCGAGACCAGCAGCGCTTCGCCGACCGCCTCGTCGCCATCGTTCAGGACAGGATCGACGCGGGTCAGGACACCCCGATCGATCTCACCACCGCCCGTCTCTCCGCCGCGCAGATCCGTCTTGCCAACCTTCGCGCAGACGACGAGACTGCGGCCGACCAGGCACATCTCGCACGACTCCTCGGCCTCCCCGCACAAGGGCTCGGCACCAACAGCACCAGCGTCCCCGCATTCGCCGCCACCGAGCCAATCGACCAACCCGGCACAAACGGGATTACCAGTCCCGCTGTTGAATCCGCGTACGCCATCGCACGATCCAAGCGCGAGATCGCGTTCGGAGATGCCCGCTATCTGTGGAGACCGCAGATCACCTTCCAGGCGCAGTACAGCCGCTTCGCAAAGTTCAACAATCTTCAGGACTACTACTTCCGCTTCCAACAAAACAACTTTGCCGCCGGGGTTCAAATCAACCTCCCCTTCATCGATGCCCAGCACAAAGCCAAAGCTCGCGAGACCGCCGCAGACGCCTCCCATGCCGAGCACGAAGCCGATAGCATCCGCGATCAGTTCTTTGACAGTCGCCTGAGAGCCCGGCACACCGCAGCGGAACTCTCCGTTCGCGCCGAGATCGCATCTCTCGACCAGCAACTTGCCAAGCAGAATCTCGATATCCTCCTCGTCCAGCTCAACGCGGGTAATGGAAATCTGTCCGGCGCGCAGATGACCCCCAAAGACGAACAATCATCCCGGGTCGCCGAACGCGAAAAGTTTATCGCGGTCATCAATGCAAACTTTGAAGTACAACAAGCCGAGATCAATCTCATGCGCCAGAACGGTGAGCTCGAAACCTGGGTCGCCGCAGCGTTGCAGGCCACGCCAGCCGCCTCTCCCAACCCGTAA
- the hpnJ gene encoding hopanoid biosynthesis associated radical SAM protein HpnJ, which yields MPLKTLFLNPPSFEKFDGGASSRWPATREIESYWYPVWLTYPAGMLEGSRLVDAPPHHISWPEVVTILKDYEFLVLFTSTMGWDGDQKMAEVIKQTYPTIKISFVGPPVTTSPDKALNECPAIDFICRREFDFSVVEFANGKPLNEILGVSYKDKATGQILHNPDRAQVTPEQLDEMPWATEIYHRDLDVTKYNVPFLLHPYVALYSTRGCPAQCTFCLWPQTLSGHAWRKRSTDDVAAEMKQAKELFPHVKEFFFDDDTFNIQKARTIELCEKLKPLGLTWSCTSRVTTDYDTLKAMKEAGCRLLIVGYESGDPQILKNIKKGATVERARDFTRDCHKLGLVIHGDFILGLPGETRESIRNTIEFAKQIDCETIQVSIAHAFPGTEFFDYAKTNGFITNEAMSDDGGHQMAHIEYPGLPVEYVMEMVHKFYDEYYFRPKAAFRVVWQAIVNRDVPRLYTEAKSFMELRSKRNKAVRAVKEANAAKAQESVSMNA from the coding sequence ATGCCTCTTAAGACCCTGTTTCTGAATCCGCCCTCCTTTGAAAAATTTGACGGTGGCGCCAGCTCCCGTTGGCCGGCTACCCGCGAGATTGAGTCTTACTGGTATCCCGTTTGGCTCACCTACCCAGCCGGTATGCTCGAAGGCTCCCGCCTCGTCGACGCGCCGCCACACCACATCAGTTGGCCGGAAGTCGTCACAATCCTCAAGGACTACGAGTTCCTCGTGCTCTTTACCAGCACCATGGGCTGGGACGGCGACCAGAAGATGGCCGAGGTCATCAAGCAGACCTATCCCACTATCAAAATCTCCTTCGTCGGTCCCCCGGTGACCACCTCCCCCGACAAGGCACTCAACGAATGCCCCGCAATCGACTTCATCTGCCGCCGCGAATTTGACTTCTCGGTTGTCGAATTCGCCAACGGCAAGCCGCTCAACGAGATCCTTGGCGTCAGCTACAAAGACAAGGCTACCGGCCAGATCCTCCACAATCCCGATCGCGCACAGGTCACCCCCGAGCAGCTCGACGAGATGCCTTGGGCCACCGAGATCTACCACCGCGACCTCGACGTCACCAAGTACAACGTCCCGTTCCTCCTCCATCCCTACGTCGCGCTCTACTCCACCCGCGGCTGCCCCGCACAGTGCACCTTCTGCCTCTGGCCCCAGACCCTCTCCGGCCACGCATGGCGCAAGCGGTCTACAGACGATGTAGCTGCCGAAATGAAGCAGGCGAAAGAACTCTTCCCTCACGTCAAAGAGTTCTTCTTCGACGATGACACCTTCAACATCCAAAAAGCCCGCACCATCGAGCTTTGCGAAAAGTTGAAGCCCCTCGGCCTCACCTGGTCCTGCACCTCGCGCGTCACCACCGACTACGACACCCTCAAGGCCATGAAGGAAGCCGGCTGCCGCCTCCTCATCGTCGGCTACGAGTCCGGCGACCCGCAGATCCTTAAGAACATCAAGAAGGGTGCCACCGTCGAACGCGCGCGCGACTTCACTCGCGACTGCCACAAGCTCGGCCTCGTCATCCACGGCGACTTCATCCTCGGTCTGCCCGGCGAGACCCGCGAATCGATCCGCAACACCATCGAATTCGCCAAGCAGATCGACTGCGAGACCATCCAGGTCTCGATCGCACACGCCTTCCCTGGTACCGAGTTCTTCGACTACGCCAAGACCAACGGCTTCATCACCAACGAAGCCATGTCCGACGATGGCGGCCACCAGATGGCGCACATCGAATACCCCGGCCTCCCCGTCGAGTACGTCATGGAGATGGTGCACAAGTTCTACGACGAGTATTACTTCCGCCCCAAGGCCGCGTTCCGCGTCGTCTGGCAGGCCATCGTCAACCGCGATGTGCCCCGCCTCTACACCGAGGCCAAGTCCTTCATGGAACTCCGCTCCAAGCGCAACAAGGCCGTTCGCGCCGTCAAGGAAGCCAACGCCGCCAAGGCGCAGGAATCCGTCAGCATGAACGCGTAA